ATGGGTGTGCGCTGCGGTTGCGACATCTGCATCCTTCCCAGCGGCATTTCAAAGGAGCTTGACACAAAACGTGCCTACGCCCAAACACTATTCACATAGATGCGCATTTTGTGATCATTATGGGAATGGCAATCGCGCCGCCCGACGCGCGTCGCAATCAGGGGAGGATGCATTGGGTCTGCTCGAAGGTAAGGTCGTCGCAATTGCCGGCGCCGGTCGCGGAATCGGACGCGCGGTGGCCGTGATGGCGGCCGCGGAAGGGGCGCGGGTCGTCGTAAACGATTATGGCAGCGCCGCCGATGGCGCAGGCGCCGATGAGGGGCCTGCCCATGAGGTTGTAGCCGAAATCCGGGCCGCAGGCGGCGAGGCGGTCGCCAACATCGCCAGTATCGCCGAACCCGCGGGCGCGACTTCGGTTGTCGAAGACGCCGTGCGTAATTTCGGTCGTATCGATGCGGTGGTGAACAGCGCGGGCTTCCTGCGGGATGCGATCTTCCACCGGATGAGCCACGACGCGTGGACCGACGTCATCAACGTCCACCTGAATGGCGCCTTCTACATCTCAAAGGCGGCCGCGCTGCATTTCAAGGAGCAGGGCTCGGGCGCATTCGTGCATTTCACCTCCACCTCGGGTCTTATCGGCAATTTCGGCCAGTCCAACTATTCGGCCGCGAAGCTCGGTGTCGTGGGTCTTTCAACGTCGCTGGCGCTCGACATGCAGCGTTTCGGCGTTCGCTCGAACAGCATCGCCCCCTTCGCGTGGAGCCGGCTGATCGCGACGATTCCGACCGACACCGAGGCCCAGCGCGTCCGGGTCGAGCGCATGAAGCAGATGACGCCTGAGAAGATCGCCCCACTGGCTGTCTATCTCTGTTCGGATTCGGCGAAGGATGTGACGGGCCAGGTGTTCGGCGTACGTAAGAACGAGGTGTTCCTGTTCAGCCGGCCGGAGATTCGTCGCTCCGCGCATCGTAGCGACGGCTGGACGCCGCAGACCGTGGCCGACGAACTGATTCCCATGCTGCAGTCCAGCTTCCACCCGCTGCGCCGCTCTCCAGAGGTCTTCTGTTGGGATCCGATGTGATGGTGCGGCGCTCCGCTTTCATGTCCACCTCGCTGGAGTTTGTGGCCTAATGCCCGGAATATTGGCCTTCGGCGCCTATGTGCCGCGATTGCGCCTGCAGCGAAGCGCGGTGGTGGGCGCACATAGCTGGTTCAACCCCGGACTGAAGGGGCTCGGGGCGGGCGAACGTTCGATGTGCGCTTGGGACGAGGATACGATCACCATGGGGGTGGAAGCATCCCGTGATTGCCTGAACGGCATAGACAGGACATGCGTGGCCAAGGTCGTGCTGGCGTCTACCTCGCATCCGTTCTCGGATCGGCAGAACAGCGTCGTCCTCAAGGAGGCGCTGAACCTGCCCGATACGGTGGGTGCGATCGATGTGAGCGGCAGCCAGCGTGCGGCCACGTCCGCTTTGCTGGATGGTCTTCACGCGGTGGCCGGCGGCGCCGGGGAGACGCTGTGCGTTGCGTCCGAGAAGCGGCGGGCACGGCCTGGAAGCGAGCTTGAACTGATCGCCGGGGACGGTGCCGCGGCGCTGCTGCTGGGGCCGGGGGACGGGGTGGCCGCTTTTGTTGGGGCGGCTTCCACGGCGGTCGATTTTGTCGACCATTTCCGCGCGGCCGGTGCTGACGCCGATTACGACTGGGAATCGCGCTGGATCCGCGACGAGGGTTATGCCCGCATCATTCCAAAGACGGTAGCTGAGGCGCTTGCACGGGCCGGGCTGGAAGCGAGCGATGTCGATCATTTCGTCATGGGCGCGCCGATGAAAGGTGTGAATGCGGTGGTTGCCAAATCCTGCGGAATGCGCAGCGAAGCGGTTTGCGATCCGCTTGCGTCGGTGATGGGTGAGGCCGGGACGGCGCAGCCGTTGATCCTGCTGGCACGAGCGCTGGAAACGGCAGCGGCCGGCGAAATCATTCTGGTGGTGGGATTCGGGCAAGGCTGCGATGCGCTGCTGTTCCGCGCGACCGGCAAGGCGGACCAGCCGCCAGCGATGGGCGTGTCTGGCTGGATAGCGCGCCGGGCCATGGAAACGAATTATTTCAAATATCTGACGTTTAACGGCCATCTTCTGCTGGAACGCGGCATGAGAGCTGAGTTTGACCAGAAGACGGCGCTGACCGCGCTTTACCGGAACCGCAAGGCGGTGCTGGCTCTGGTCGGCGGCCGCTGCACCGAGACGGGCACCGTGCAATTTCCCAAATCGGCGGTCAGCGTGGCACAGGATGTCCGCGCAGTGCTGACTCAGGAGGATTATCCGCTAGCGGAGCGTCGGGCCCGCGTCCTCACCTATACGGCCGATCGCCTGACCTTCACGCCCGATCCCCCCGCCTATTATGGCGCAGTGACCTTCGACGGGGGAGGGCGCATCACCATGGATTTCGCAGACGTGGACGAAGCGGGGGTCGAGGTTGGGATGCCGATGCGGATGATGTTCCGCGTCAAGGCGGTCGACCAGACCCGCCAATTCACCAAATATTTCTGGAAAGCCGTGCCGGATTATCTGCCGGCGGACGCCGACCTGGGCCGGGGAGAAAACTGATGGCCAGCGGAATTCGCGACAAGGTCGCCATATTGGGCATGGGCTGCGCCCGCTTCGGCGAGCGATGGGACGTCGATTCCGACGGGCTGATGGTGGAAGCCTTCGAAGAGGCTCTGCTGGACGCAGGCATCGAAACGAAGCAGATCGAAGCGGCCTGGTTCGGGGTCGGCTTCGACCTCATCAATGTCGGGCCTAGCGGCATTCCGCTGGGCATCGCGCTCCGGCTGCCGAATATCGCCGTAACCAAGGTCGAGAATTATTGCGCGTCGGGCACCGAATCCTTCCGGGGGGCCGTCTATGCCGTGGCCAGCGGGGCCTGCGACATCGCGCTGGCGATGGGAGCCGAAAAGCTGAAGGACACGGGCTATGGCGGCCTGCCGGTCCGTACCCGTGGGACCATGTGGGACATGACCGGCATCGTCGGCTCCGCCCCGGGCAACTTCGCCCAGCTCGCCTCCGCCTATCGCGCCAAGCATGGCATGGCGGCAGAGGATCTGAAGCGTGCCATCGCCCATGTCTCGGTCAAGAGCCATGCCAACGGAGCGAAGAATCCCAAGGCCCATCTGCGCAAGCCGATCACCGAGGAGCAGGCGATCAACGCACCGATGATCGCCGAGCCGCTGGGCCTGTTCGACTGCTGCGGCGTGTCGGACGGTGCCGCTTGCGCCATCGTCACCACGCCGGAGATCGCCCGTAGCCTGGGCAAGAAGGATCTGGTGACCGTGAAGGCTTTGCAACTCGCCGTGTCCAACGGCTGGGAACTTCAGGGCGCAGGATGGGACGGCAGCTATTTCCACACCACCCGTATCGCCGCGAAGAAGGCCTATGCTGAAGCCGGCATCAGCGATCCGCGGCAGCAGATTTCGCTCACCGAGGTGCATGACTGCTTCTCGATCACCGAATTGGTGACGATGGAGGATCTCGGGCTGAGCGAGGAGGGTGGAGCTGTTCGTGACGTGCTGGACGGTATGTTCGACGCCGACGGCAAGGTGCCTTGTCAGATCGACGGCGGGCTCAAATGTTTCGGGCACCCGATCGGCGCTTCGGGTCTGCGGATGATCTACGAGCATTATCTGCAGCTGCAAGGCCGGGCGGGCGAGCGGCAGCGCGCGCAGCCTCCGGTATTCGGTCTTTCACACAATCTGGGCGGTATGCCCAACCAGAATGTGGCGGCCGTCGCGATCGTCGGTCTCGAAGGGGCCTGAGCCCACCATGCCGCCGCGCCCGGCGCGGCACCGGGGCAGCCAGCGGGAAGGTGGCCGTCCCTCAATGAAGGGCGTTGGCCGCCGTGCCGCCGAGGGGCGGCATTACCGGGTATATGCGGTGGTGCGGAGCGGCTGTCAGGGTGAAGCGAGGAACATGCGCTCGGACAGCCAACTCCCCACCTCCTGCAGGCTTTTCGCGATTAATTGCTGGCGTGCGCTGTCGTGCTGCCCGTTGAACATCGTCGCTGCCAGGCACAGTTCCGGCAAACCCTGCTTGTTGAGGACGGGGGCGGCGACCGTCGTGACCCCATGAAGGAAATCGCCCTCGTCGATCGCCCATCCCCGCTCCCGGGTTTTTTCGAGGTCGTGCATGTAGGTTTCGAGATCGGGGGTGTTGGCCCAACGGACCGATGCCATTCGCGCGACGATCGATTGAGCATCGCTTTTCGAGAATGCCAGGGCACACCGGCCAGCGGCACCCGCCGCGATCGGAAGGCGATGCCCCGTGGTGATGTGGATTCGGGTAGTGGCGACGCTTTCTGCCACCCCGACGGCAATTAGCTGCTCCGACAAGCGCAAGCGCCACAGGCAAACCGTTACATCGTGAGCGGCCGCGACTTCCTCGAGTTTCGTCCTAGCCAGTGCGAAGGAGCCGGCCGGATCGATCGCGCTGCGTCCGAGCGCTATGGCTCCTGGGCCAAGGCTGTAATGTTTGGTGGCGGGGTTGAAATCCAGGAATTGCTCGTCCGCAAGTGTTTTCAACAGAAGGAAACAGGAACTGGGGCTGATATCAAGTGCCCGCGCAAGCGCGTTTACACCCATGGCCGAACCTGTTTTTTCAAGATGTCGTAGAATGGAGATCGCGGCCTTTACCGAGCCGACACGCCGCTGTGCCGCTTTTTCCCGCTCTTCGATGTCTGCGCCCATTGCCTGCCCTAATTGTCTTTCGTCGACCTTGCCGCTTATCGGGGGCTCGTGGCCCCGCCATGATGCGGCGTGTCGCGCTCCCGGTATGGAGCAGGGCGCAGCTTATGTGAATATGTGGATGAGTTGAGAAGCACTTCTCCGCAGCCGGCATGGCGATGGCCGGCCGCGGCCGGGGCGATCCTGAACGTGGCTTCGTGGAAATGGCTCGAAAATCTAGGAATCAAACATGATCACCGAACGGGCCACCCCGCCTGTCTTCATTTCCGCGAAGGCTTCGTTGATGCCTTCCAGTTTGATCCGCCGGGAAATCAGATCGTCCAGATTCAACTTCCCATTCATATAGAAGTCCACCAGCCGAGGCATATCGACCGGAAAGCGGTTCGAACCCATGATGGAGCCCTGGATGCGCTTCTCACCCAAGAAGTCGACGCCGTGAAGCTCGATCTTGGTCCCGACCGGAATCATGCCAAGAACATTGGCGGTGCCGCCGCGAGCCAGCATCTGGAAAGCCTGCTCGGTCGTGGTCTTCAGGCCGATCGCCTCGAAGCTGTGATGAACGCCGCCGCGTGTCAGTTCGAGAACCCTCGCAACGGTGTCGCCCTCGCCGGCGTTGATGATGTCGGTCGCGCCGAACCGCCGGGCCAGCTCCAGCTTCGAATCGAGCATGTCGATGGCAATGATGCGTCCTGCGCCGGCGATCGCCGCACCGTTGACGACGGCGAGTCCCACGCCGCCACAACCGATCACCGCGACGGTTTCCCCGGGTCTCACCTTCGCGGTATGGAACACCGCGCCGACGCCCGTTATCACCGCGCATCCTATCAGCGAGGCGCGATCGAGCGGCATGTCCCTGTCGATCGCCACGCAGGCATGTTCATGGACCAGCATTTGTTCGGCGAAGGAGGAGAGATGCACGAACTGATTCATTCGTTCGCCCTCTTTCGCTAGCCTCGGTTCGGCGCCCTTGGGGCGCTTGGTCTCGGGATTGATGCACAGCGACATGTGGCCCGTCAGGCAATGCTCGCAATGCCCGCAAAAGGCCGAGGGGCAGGTGATGACATGATCACCTGGCTTGACCGTGCGGACCTCCGATCCGACCTGCTCGATGATGCCAGCGCTTTCGTGGCCCAGGATCACCGGCAGAGGGTGGCGATAGGCGCCTTCGATGTAATGCAGGTCGGTGTGGCATACCCCCGCCGCGACGGTGCGGATCAGAACCTCGCGCGGGCCGGGCTTGCCGATCGTCACTTGTTCGATCTGCAACGGCTGGCGGACCTCTCGCAGGACGGCGGCCTTCATCAATCAGTCTCCTCACATTCAGCTTGGGGGAGGGGCTCCGCTACGCGGCGGCCGGTTCGACGCGCCGATCGACCGACGAGCCGGTCTGGAGAACACCCTCGGCGATCAGAGATGCGATATCATCCGGGCACAGCCCCAGGAGATCGCGCGCGATCTCGATACTGTGCTCGCCGAACATGGGAGCCGGGGCCAGCGGCGGACATGCAAGCCGACTGGCCCGGACCGGAGCGTTGTCAACCGTCACTGGAATATCGAGCTGGGGCTGCACGAAGGTCTGAAACATCGTGCGGCTTCGAAAAAATGGCGACTCCGGCATCTCTGACGCCCTCGCCATGGCCGCAGCGGGAACCTTGTGCCGCTGGAGGCTCGCCATTGCCTCGGTGGCCGTACGAACGCGCGTCCAGGCTGCGACGGCCGTGTCGATACGCGAGCGGGCAGCGACACGGCCGGCCCGGTTCGCCGAGCCGGGGTCGGATGCCAGATCGGGACAGGCCATCGCCGTGCAAAGATTGCGCCAGTCTTCATCGCCGCGGATGGAGATTACGATCCAGTCGTCATCGCCTTCGCTTGGGAATACTCCCCACGGGCTGTCCCGACCGATCGCATCGGCGAGAAGGACCCCGCGTGAGGACAGAACGGTCTTCGCGACCATCGCGG
The sequence above is drawn from the Rhizorhabdus dicambivorans genome and encodes:
- a CDS encoding hydroxymethylglutaryl-CoA synthase family protein, producing the protein MPGILAFGAYVPRLRLQRSAVVGAHSWFNPGLKGLGAGERSMCAWDEDTITMGVEASRDCLNGIDRTCVAKVVLASTSHPFSDRQNSVVLKEALNLPDTVGAIDVSGSQRAATSALLDGLHAVAGGAGETLCVASEKRRARPGSELELIAGDGAAALLLGPGDGVAAFVGAASTAVDFVDHFRAAGADADYDWESRWIRDEGYARIIPKTVAEALARAGLEASDVDHFVMGAPMKGVNAVVAKSCGMRSEAVCDPLASVMGEAGTAQPLILLARALETAAAGEIILVVGFGQGCDALLFRATGKADQPPAMGVSGWIARRAMETNYFKYLTFNGHLLLERGMRAEFDQKTALTALYRNRKAVLALVGGRCTETGTVQFPKSAVSVAQDVRAVLTQEDYPLAERRARVLTYTADRLTFTPDPPAYYGAVTFDGGGRITMDFADVDEAGVEVGMPMRMMFRVKAVDQTRQFTKYFWKAVPDYLPADADLGRGEN
- a CDS encoding acetyl-CoA acetyltransferase, which produces MASGIRDKVAILGMGCARFGERWDVDSDGLMVEAFEEALLDAGIETKQIEAAWFGVGFDLINVGPSGIPLGIALRLPNIAVTKVENYCASGTESFRGAVYAVASGACDIALAMGAEKLKDTGYGGLPVRTRGTMWDMTGIVGSAPGNFAQLASAYRAKHGMAAEDLKRAIAHVSVKSHANGAKNPKAHLRKPITEEQAINAPMIAEPLGLFDCCGVSDGAACAIVTTPEIARSLGKKDLVTVKALQLAVSNGWELQGAGWDGSYFHTTRIAAKKAYAEAGISDPRQQISLTEVHDCFSITELVTMEDLGLSEEGGAVRDVLDGMFDADGKVPCQIDGGLKCFGHPIGASGLRMIYEHYLQLQGRAGERQRAQPPVFGLSHNLGGMPNQNVAAVAIVGLEGA
- a CDS encoding IclR family transcriptional regulator, whose amino-acid sequence is MGADIEEREKAAQRRVGSVKAAISILRHLEKTGSAMGVNALARALDISPSSCFLLLKTLADEQFLDFNPATKHYSLGPGAIALGRSAIDPAGSFALARTKLEEVAAAHDVTVCLWRLRLSEQLIAVGVAESVATTRIHITTGHRLPIAAGAAGRCALAFSKSDAQSIVARMASVRWANTPDLETYMHDLEKTRERGWAIDEGDFLHGVTTVAAPVLNKQGLPELCLAATMFNGQHDSARQQLIAKSLQEVGSWLSERMFLASP
- a CDS encoding SDR family oxidoreductase, producing MGLLEGKVVAIAGAGRGIGRAVAVMAAAEGARVVVNDYGSAADGAGADEGPAHEVVAEIRAAGGEAVANIASIAEPAGATSVVEDAVRNFGRIDAVVNSAGFLRDAIFHRMSHDAWTDVINVHLNGAFYISKAAALHFKEQGSGAFVHFTSTSGLIGNFGQSNYSAAKLGVVGLSTSLALDMQRFGVRSNSIAPFAWSRLIATIPTDTEAQRVRVERMKQMTPEKIAPLAVYLCSDSAKDVTGQVFGVRKNEVFLFSRPEIRRSAHRSDGWTPQTVADELIPMLQSSFHPLRRSPEVFCWDPM
- a CDS encoding Zn-dependent alcohol dehydrogenase, translated to MKAAVLREVRQPLQIEQVTIGKPGPREVLIRTVAAGVCHTDLHYIEGAYRHPLPVILGHESAGIIEQVGSEVRTVKPGDHVITCPSAFCGHCEHCLTGHMSLCINPETKRPKGAEPRLAKEGERMNQFVHLSSFAEQMLVHEHACVAIDRDMPLDRASLIGCAVITGVGAVFHTAKVRPGETVAVIGCGGVGLAVVNGAAIAGAGRIIAIDMLDSKLELARRFGATDIINAGEGDTVARVLELTRGGVHHSFEAIGLKTTTEQAFQMLARGGTANVLGMIPVGTKIELHGVDFLGEKRIQGSIMGSNRFPVDMPRLVDFYMNGKLNLDDLISRRIKLEGINEAFAEMKTGGVARSVIMFDS